In Planctomycetaceae bacterium, the following proteins share a genomic window:
- the msrA gene encoding peptide-methionine (S)-S-oxide reductase MsrA, translating into MTISDNATPEADGDAPEKSGKLAKATFAAGCFWCTEAVFLRLKGVVAVKSGYAGGSIPNPTYKQVCTGLTGHAECIQIDYDPTVITFEQMLDVFFHTHDPTTLNRQGGDVGTQYRSAVFYHDEKQKTITEKVIAELNKSDDFDAPIVTTLEELTKFYAAEDYHQDYFKLNPRQPYCQFVVGPKVEKFQKRYKELLKKD; encoded by the coding sequence ATGACCATCTCAGACAATGCAACACCTGAAGCTGATGGCGACGCACCAGAAAAGTCTGGAAAGCTCGCAAAGGCGACGTTCGCCGCAGGCTGCTTCTGGTGTACGGAAGCCGTTTTCCTGCGGCTGAAAGGCGTCGTCGCCGTGAAGTCGGGTTATGCTGGTGGATCGATTCCCAACCCGACCTATAAGCAGGTTTGCACGGGATTAACCGGCCACGCCGAATGTATACAAATTGACTACGACCCAACTGTCATCACGTTCGAACAGATGCTGGACGTCTTCTTCCATACCCATGATCCAACGACCCTGAACCGACAGGGAGGCGATGTTGGTACGCAGTATCGTTCGGCTGTTTTTTACCACGACGAAAAACAGAAAACGATTACCGAAAAGGTCATTGCAGAGTTGAACAAGTCGGACGACTTCGACGCTCCGATTGTGACAACTCTCGAAGAGCTAACGAAGTTCTATGCTGCTGAGGATTATCATCAGGACTACTTCAAGCTGAATCCCCGTCAGCCATATTGTCAGTTTGTGGTTGGCCCGAAAGTTGAAAAGTTCCAGAAGCGATATAAGGAGTTGCTGAAGAAGGATTAG